One segment of Panicum virgatum strain AP13 chromosome 3K, P.virgatum_v5, whole genome shotgun sequence DNA contains the following:
- the LOC120698576 gene encoding 3-hydroxyacyl-[acyl-carrier-protein] dehydratase FabZ-like, whose translation MEPAAMARSPCSAISQASLPSVPLVRGRFSIRPLRGLALASPAAARRLVTRCTVGDKAEAEKPIEKRFPPFPTVMDINQIRDILPHRFPFLLVDRVIDYKPGEYAVAIKNVTINDNFFPGHFPERPIMPGVLMVEAMAQVGGIVMLQPEVGGSRENFFFAGIDKVRFRKPVIAGDTLIMRMTLIKLQKRFGIAKMEGKAYVGADLVCEGEFLMATGSE comes from the exons ATGGAACCCGCAGCCATGGCAAGATCCCCGTGCTCCGCCATCTCCCAGGCCTCCCTCCCGTCTGTTCCGCTCGTCCGCGGCCGCTTTTCCATCCGACCCCTCCGCGGGCTGGCCctggcgagccccgccgccgccaggcggCTAGTCACTCGGTGCACTGTCGGAGACAAGGCCGAGGCGGAGAAGCCTATCGAGAAAA GATTTCCTCCTTTCCCGACTGTCATGGACATCAACCAGATCCGCGATATCCTCCCACATAG GTTCCCATTCCTTCTGGTTGACAGAGTGATTGATTACAAACCAGGAGAATATGCTGTTGCGATCAAGAATGTGACAATAAACGATAACTTCTTCCCAGGACATTTTCCGGAACGACCCATAATGCCTGGTGTTCTCATGGTTGAG GCAATGGCCCAGGTTGGAGGTATAGTTATGTTGCAACCTGAAGTAGGCGGATCTCGAGAGAACTTCTTTTTCGCAGGGATTGATAAAGTGAGATTCCGGAAGCCTGTGATTGCTGGAGACACCTTGATCATGCGAATGACTCTGATCAAGCTGCAGAAAAGATTTGGAATTGCAAAGATGGAAGGGAAAGCTTATGTCGGGGCCGACCTAGTATGTGAAGGGGAGTTCTTGATGGCTACTGGATCAGAGTGA